The genomic DNA CCATCACTCCCTTCCAGGATGGCATACATCGTGTCGTCGGGAAAATTCGCCGTTTCAGTCGTGTAATGAGTGATGGCGCCGGTCCGTGTATCAATTCGATCGAGTCCGCCCCCGTCGAGGCTCGAGACCCAGAGCACGCCGGGCTCCTGCGGCCGTTCGTGAATCCACCCGAACCGGCCATTCGTCAGCGAGGACGGATCCCCGGGATCGTGGTGAAAGTGCGTGACGAACGCGCCGGTCGAGCGGTCCAACTGGCAGACACCCTCATCATGTGCCACCCATAGCCGTCCGGCCCGGTCTTCGAACACGTACCCGATCCAATCGCGTCCGTCCGGGGTCGCTTCATCATGCTCGTACCGGACGAAGGCGTCGGTCTCGGGATCATAACGATTCAGCCCTCCCGGCGTCCCGACCCACAGCGCTCCCGATCGGTCGTACTCCAGAACGTTGATGTTGTGATTGCTGATGCTTGTGGAGTCCGCCGGGTCGTGCCGGTAATGCCGAAAGCGTTCCGTCGTCGGATCATAGCGATCCAGGCTCTTCTCCGTCCCGACCCAGAGCGTCCCATCGGCATGCTCCGCGAAATCGAACGCAGTCGCCGCCGGGCGCATCGGATCCAGCGGGTTGGCGGGATCTGCCTGCCAGACGCGCATCACTCCCGTGCCCAGGTTGATCCGATGCAGATACGACTCGCTCGTTGACACCCAGAGGGTGCTGTCGCCGGTCACCTCCACGCCCCACACGTTCGGATTTCGAAGCAAGCCCGGTCCGGCCATCGACACGCCGTACCGAGCGATCGCCATCGTATGGGGATTGAACAGGTTGATGCCAGCCCCGGCCGTCCCGACCCAGATCATGCCCGATCGGCCCGTGAAGACGTGTGTGCTGGCCAGATCTAGCAGACCGTGCCGATCGGTCGGGTTACTGTCGTATCGGGTGAAGGACGCCGTATTCGTTTGAAATCGAGCCAGTCCGCGCCGCATCGTCGCGACCCAGAGCGCACCGGAATCGACAGGGTCCGGGCTCACGTTCATCACAATATTCTCCCCTGGCGCACGCTCCGAATGCGGGTAAAAGCGCCGGCTCGAGCCGTCGGTCGCGTCGAACCGGATGAGTCCGTCGTCCGAACCGATCCACCGCACATCGGGGCGCTGCGGCGATGCATATTGTCCGTGCAACGAATGCTCCGAGGTCGGACCGCTCGAATTCGGCGAGGTCGATGCATCGAGAAAACGAGTGAAGTGTCCGGGCGCGTCGAGGTCCATCCGGTTTAACCCGTTCGCCGTCGTGATCCAGAGCCGACCCTCCGCGTCGTCCCGAATCGACCGAACCGTACTACTGCTGATGCTACGCGGGTCATCGGAGGCGTGGCGGAAGTGCGTGAAACGTCCAGGCCGCCCCGGTGCCATTCGAGCAAGACCATTGTCCGTCCCAACCCAGAGGATCCCGCCGCGGTCTTCGTACACGACATTGACCGGCCCTGGAGGCAGGCTACGCGGGTCGTCCGGGTCGTGCTGAAAGCGCGTCACCGTATCGGTCAGAGGATCTAGCCGGTTCACGCCGCCGAACTGCGTCGCCACCCAGATCGAGCCGTCCTGCGCCTCATGGATATCGTTGATCGTGCCGTCCGAGAGGGATTCGCTGTCGAACGGGCGGGGCTCGTAGACCTTGAAATCGTGACCATCGTAGCGATTCAGCCCGCTCTCCGTCGCAAACCACATGAACCCGCGCCGATCCTGCAGGATGTCGTAGATGTGCCCCTGCGAGAGACCGTCTTCGAGGGTGAGGCGCTCGAAGCGAATCCGAGGAGGTACCACGTCGCCGTTTCCTGAACCACTCTGCGCGTGGAGACAGGCGGGCAACAGCGTGACGGCGAGAAGAGCCAGCACGCTACTGATGGCCAAACGCGCCACCGGCACGCCCGATGCGCGCCCAGAATCGTGACGCAGTCCAGTCGAAACGAAAGAAGAGATGCTCATACGCACATCCAGAAATGCAGCAACTTCTTACAGACAGAGAGGAGGGAAACGATAAGCATTGAGGATGTGCAAAGCGAAATGACGCGCGCATCTATTATGATCTGCACAACCCATACGCCTCGCTCTCCCGACGCACGGCCTCCCGGCTTTGCGCCTATGCCCCCTGCCGTCTTGCCACCTTGGCTCTCTAGCGCCCTGGCTCTCACCGTCGCACGGCCGTGCGACGGTGAGAGTGAGAGTGGGGATAAGATATTAATCCTTGCAACCGCGAGAAACTCACAAGCCCGGATTCTCAACCGTTAGTCTGCCGCTTGGCATGCCAGCGAGCAGGATTGTCGCGAATGTACTGGCGCGCCATGCGCAGGTGACGCGCGGACCGAATGATTCGGTCATGATAATTCCGCTTCCAAACAGAGGCGCCAGGCGTGTCCCGGTGCCGATTGATGCGGCGGGTCGCAGCACATTTGAATCCGGCCACAAACGACCCGAGCGAACGAGCCGGGCGATGCAGTTGCCGTTCTTTCTCACTCTCTTTGTGCTCATCTTTCTCCCCAGTTGTCTTTTTCTTGAGCACCGACGCACGGCCGTGCGTCGGTGGGGTTGGAGATGAGGCGTCATCGTCGGCCGAGTCCATCCAGACGATGCCGTGCAGGTGATCCGGCATCACAATAAAAGCGTCGAGGGTCATCTCGTCGCGAATCTCTTCGGACCGCTGCCACTCCTCGGCCACGATGCGCCCGACCGAATTCAACTCCATTCTCCCGCTTCGAACCCTTCCAAAGATGCGGGTCAGCCGGTGCGTACAGATCGTCACGAAATACACAGCCGTCCCGGCGTAGTCCCATCCCGTCGTTCGGCGCGACGTGTAATGCGTGACGTAGCGCTCATAGTGCGGCGACATAAACGACCGTGGTGACACAGGAGAAAAGCAGGGAATGTAGACGCTGAAGGCGGCCGATCCAAGTCATTCCTGAACCCGGGGACAATTAAATCGCCCCACAGGCAGCACAGCAAAATATACAAATAATATGTTTTACTGATATTTATGATACAAATATACTTACATGATCTTTGTCCGATCCTCCGCCGGCACATAAACCGATGCACGGCCGAAACTGTGGGCACATTGTTCTTCCCCCAGCTCACCTCCACCACCGTCGCACGGCCGTGCGACGGTGGATTGGGGAGAGCGAACGTGCCCGTGCGGCGGCGGAGTGAGGAAGGAGTGCTATCATCGAGACAGCGAGCGGAATCGTCCGAGCTGAGAACAGCGTCCGGACATTAGCGGGACGACGCCACAACGTCAGCGGCATACGCGCCACAGCCCGATAGAAGGAACGTAGTTGCACGAACACACCGTCCTCGCATCTACAGCTACTCGGTTGCCTCTCGCGCCTGCCGACGTCCGTCTGGAGATAGCGTTTCGTACATCACCGTTGACACAACGACAGCGGACGCCGCGGTCAGCGCCCCGATGATGATAATGGATCCCTCCATCCCCAGCGCGTCGGCCGTGATCCCGGCGACGAGCGCGCCGACCACGTAGCCGCCGTCGCGCCAGAGGCGATACACGCCGATCGACGTGCCCCGCCACGAGGGATGCGCCACGTCGCTGATGGCGGCGAGCAATGTCGGGTACACCATCGCCGTTCCCGCTCCCATCAGGATCATCGCACCCGCGAGGACGCCGAACGCCTCGCCCGCTATCAGCGTGAACAGCCCGACTGCCTGCACGGCCATCCCCGCGGCAATCATCCACTTCCGTCCCCAGCGATCGGAGAGCGCACCGGTCCCCATTTGTCCGAGTCCCCAGACCGCAGGGTAGAGCGCCGTCAGCAGACCAATCTGCTCCACCGGCAGCCCTAGGGTGGCGAAGTAAATCGGAAAGAGGCCCCAGGCCAGCCCGTCGTTCATGTTATTGATGAGGCCGGCCTGACTGACCGCGAAGAGGGCACGATCCCTCCAGCTTGTGATGCGAAAGGCCTCAGCATACGACACCTCGAAGCGCCCGTCGTCTTCGTTCACAGCCTCCCAGTCTGCCTCCTCTTTTTTGGCGTGGGCGGACGTATCCCGGACGAAGAACACCGACGCGAGCAATCCGATGATAGCCAGTCCAATGCCGAGGTAGAAGGGCTCCGGTCGCAGGGCGTACGCACCGGCAATGTAGCCCGTCGCCAGGGCCGCTGCCGACACCGCGAGATAGCCCGCCGCTTCATTCAGCCCCATCGCAAGTCCGCGCTGCTTCGGCCCGACGAGGTCCACCTTCATGATGATCGTCATCGACCACGCCAGCCCCTGGTTGATGCCGAGAAGGACGTTGGCAAATACGACCCACTCCCACGTCGGCGCGGCAATAACGATCAGTGGAACGGGCAGCCCGACCAGCCACCCCGCCACCAGCACCCGCTTCCGCCCGTACCGGTCGCCCAGATGCCCCGCTACGGTGTTGGCCAGGGCCTTCGTGAGCCCGAACGTCGCGATAAACGACAGGATGGCCGTCCGCGAGGCGATGCCAAACTCGTCTTCGGCAAGAAGCGGAAGAACGGTTCGCTCCAGGCCAACCATGCCTCCGACAAAGGCATTCACGACCACGAGCATGATGAACTGCCCGAGGTTTTCTCTCAAACCGAGACGCGGAGGCGACGATGACATACGATGTTAACCTGTTTGGCGGGTGGATCGTGAACAAGTACGATTGAAGATCACTGCCTGGCATGAATGCAGTAGACACGGCGCGTGAGATCCACGATAGCTCGGTGTGGCGAACATCGCGAGGACCGACCGTCAGAAGGTCCGTACCCTTGCATGGCCAGAGGCTGTCCGCCACACAGGTTGTCACCAAACGACTCGCTGCGGCGACACCCACCGCTTACGAACCGGGTCGCGTTCAGCGATCCATCCCGCAATTCACGACCCATCTTTCCTCTCAACAGCAACGCCTCACGCCGACCGTCGCCAGAGGATGAGAATCGGCGGCCAAACGTCTCATACCATTTCCTATCCGACTCTTTCTGCGACGACGAAATGTGGACACCTTGCTCGACGAGTAAAGCGTTTGTAACTACAAGTCATCCATGCAACGACATGCAGACGTTGCGATAACAGTTACGACCTTGCCAGAGGTTCCACGGGCGAGGGCTCACAACCCTCGGTTCGGACGTCACGACCGGAGATCACAATATCATGTTCGGCGCTGAACATCACATGTTTGACGGGTCACACATCATGTGGGGAATGCACGGCTTCTGGTGGATCTTCTGGATCTTGCTCATCGGTCTGGCGATCTGGACGTTTGTCCGGCGCCCCGGGGCCGACAGCATATCGACGTCATCCGACGAGACCCCGCTCGAGCGACTTCAAAAGCGGTATGCCGATGGCGAGATCTCGACCGAGGAATACGAAGATAGAAAGGAACGTCTCGAGCGCGATCGGTAACGCATCGGTCTTTGCAGTGAGCCTACGCGACGACAGCGCCCGCAGCCTACCCTTCATTCGGTAACCTGAAAATAGATTCTCGAACATTCGACTATGACGACCCAGACGGCATATTACTACACCCGCGAAATCGACCTTCCCATCGATGAAGCCGAGGAACGTGTCCGTGAAGCGTTGTCCGAGGAAGGCTTCGGCGTACTGACGGAAATCGACATCAAGGCGACGCTCAAGAAGAAGCTGGATGCTGATTTTCACCCGTACAAAATTCTGGGCGCCTGCAACCCACCGGCGGCCTACGAGGCTCTGCAGGCGGAAGACAAGATCGGCACGATGCTCCCATGCAACGTCATCCTGCAGGAGAAGGACGGACATACGGAAGTCGCTGCCGTGGACCCCGTCGCGTCCATGCAGGCCGTCGACAACCCGGATCTCGAGCCGATCGCCACGAAAATCCGTGACAAACTTCGCTCGGTGCTCGACCGCCTGTAAGCACAAATGCTCAGGTAACGACAGCAAATCGCCCCTCTCACCGCTCCCGCGTTCTCGTGACCGATACGTCTTCACCGCACGCCGTGTCGCATGCTGAACAGGAGGGGTCCGAGCATTCCGCCTCCGGTGGCTATTCTCACCACGATCATGCCGCCGGCGACTACGGCGACGGCGACCATGGCGACGGCGGGGGGCATTCGCACCACGAACATCACGCGGCGATGGTGAAGGACTACCGTCGCCGCTTCTTCGTGAGTCTGGCGGTCACGGTGCCGATCCTCGTCTTAAGCCCGATGATCCAGTCGTTTCTCGGCTGGGAGGGCGCGCTCGCCTTCCCTGGCGACATCTGGGTCCTGCTCGGCCTGTCGACCGTCGTCTACAGCTATGGCGGCTGGCCCTTTCTAACGGGGCTCGTCGACGAACTGAAGGAGAAGGAGCCGGGCATGATGACGCTGGTCGGCCTCGCTGTCAGCGTTGCCTACATCTACAGCGCGGCGGTGGCCCTCGGCGTCGCGGGCAAGATGTTCTTCTGGGAAACCGCCACGCTGATCGACCTGATGCTGGTCGGCCACTGGATCGAGATGCGCTCCGTGATGGGCGCGAGCCGCGCGCTGGAGGAGCTGGCTCGGCTGATGCCGAACACGGCACACCGGATCACCGAGAGCGGGGACACGGAAGAGATCAAGATCGCGGACCTGAGACCCGGCGACCGGATCCGCGTCAAGTCGGGCGAAAAGATCCCGGCCGATGGCTCGGTGATCGAGGGCAGGTCGAGTATAAACGAAAGCATGCTCACCGGTGAGAGCGTGCCCGTCGAGAAGACGGACGGAGACGACGTCATCGCGGGATCCGTCAACGGCACCGGATCGCTCGTCGTCGAGGTCACGAAGACCGGTGAAGACAGCTACCTCAACCAGGTCATCTCGCTCGTCCGCGAGGCGCAGGCGTCGCAGAGCCGCACGCAAAATCTGGCCGACCGCGCCGCCTCCTGGCTCACGCTCATAGCGATCACGGCCGGCGGCCTCACATTCGGCATCTGGTTTGGCGCGGTGGACGAGACGTTCGTGTTCAGTCTCGAGCGAGCGGTCACCGTCATGGTCATCACCTGCCCGCACGCACTTGGGCTGGCCATCCCGCTCGTCGTGGCGGTCAGCACGGGCATCGGAGCCCAGCGCGGTCTCCTGATTCGCGACCGAAGCGCCTTCGAGCGCGCCCGCGACCTGGACACGGTCGTCTTCGACAAAACAGGTACGCTGACAGAGGGACGCTTCGGTGTAACCGACATTCTTGTCTTCGGCGACGCCTCGGAGACGGAGGTCCTCCGCCTCGCCGCGGCGGTCGAAAGACACAGCGAGCATCCGATCGCCGCCGGCGTCCTGCGCTCGGCAGAAGATCGCGGCATCGACATACCGGATGCAACCGACTTCGAGGCGATCACGGGCAAGGGCGTGCATGCCACGGTCGAGGGTGCCGAGATTCGCGTGCTCAGTCCGGTAGCGGCCGAGACGGAAACCGACCTTCCGGAGCATGACGCTGCCTCGCTCGGCGAGCAAGGGAAAACGGTCGTCTACGTCCTCCGCGGCGACACACCCATCGGCGCACTGGCGCTCGCAGACGTCATCCGCTCAGAATCGAAGGAAGCCATCCAAACGCTCCACGACCTCGGCATCGACGTGGTGATGCTGACGGGCGACAACGAGCGCGTCGCGAACTGGGTCGCCGCCGAGATCGGGGTCGACCGCGTCATCGCGGAGGTCCTTCCCGATCAGAAGAATGATGTCATTGAGGAACTGAAAGCCAGCGGTCGGATCGTGGCGATGACCGGCGACGGCGTCAACGATGCACCGGCCCTTGCCTCCGCCGATGTGGGGATGGCGATCGGTGCCGGCACGGATGTCGCTGCCGAAACCGCCGACATCGTGCTGGTCGACAGCGACCCGCGCGACGCGGTCAACGTCATCCGCCTCGCCCGCTCGACCTACCAGAAGATGGTCCAGAACCTGTGGTGGGCGACGGGCTACAACGTCGTCGCAATCCCCCTTGCGGCGGGCGTCGGCGTATCGTTCGGCCTCCTCCTCAGTCCGGCGGCCGGGGCGGTGCTGATGAGCCTGAGCACGGTGATCGTCGCTGTCAACGCACGCTTCCTCAGCCTCGATTAGCCCACCCCGCGGCCATACCATCTATTTTCTCTGCGAAAAAGGCCAGCCCTCACTCGCACAAACCCGGCAGAGAGCTGACTGTGATGACTTCAGAGGATGAAATCGTTAGCGTCCGAGTGGACCGGTGCCACCGGGGCTGGTCGCATCCAGTGTCGTTACGGCAGAAAGCGCGGCATCACCCGGCTCCGGCGTCGCATTCCCGATCACGTAGGCAGTGATCTTCGTGCCTTCGACCAGGCCGACCGGAATCGTCAAGACCGCCGTCCCACCCTTTAAGATCTCGACGGTACGGTCGCCGGAAGCTACCTCCAGGTACGGGCTCGCAGCAGCGAACGTGACTCCGACGAGTACGATCTGACCGTCGACAGCGATATCGACGGCTCCTGCATCGGGGGATGCGTGCACGAAGCGAACGAGTGTTTTGTCGCGCGGCGGAAGGGCCGGCTCATCGTCTCCGTTGTCTACGAGC from Longibacter salinarum includes the following:
- a CDS encoding transposase → MSPHYERYVTHYTSRRTTGWDYAGTAVYFVTICTHRLTRIFGRVRSGRMELNSVGRIVAEEWQRSEEIRDEMTLDAFIVMPDHLHGIVWMDSADDDASSPTPPTHGRASVLKKKTTGEKDEHKESEKERQLHRPARSLGSFVAGFKCAATRRINRHRDTPGASVWKRNYHDRIIRSARHLRMARQYIRDNPARWHAKRQTNG
- a CDS encoding MFS transporter, which encodes MSSSPPRLGLRENLGQFIMLVVVNAFVGGMVGLERTVLPLLAEDEFGIASRTAILSFIATFGLTKALANTVAGHLGDRYGRKRVLVAGWLVGLPVPLIVIAAPTWEWVVFANVLLGINQGLAWSMTIIMKVDLVGPKQRGLAMGLNEAAGYLAVSAAALATGYIAGAYALRPEPFYLGIGLAIIGLLASVFFVRDTSAHAKKEEADWEAVNEDDGRFEVSYAEAFRITSWRDRALFAVSQAGLINNMNDGLAWGLFPIYFATLGLPVEQIGLLTALYPAVWGLGQMGTGALSDRWGRKWMIAAGMAVQAVGLFTLIAGEAFGVLAGAMILMGAGTAMVYPTLLAAISDVAHPSWRGTSIGVYRLWRDGGYVVGALVAGITADALGMEGSIIIIGALTAASAVVVSTVMYETLSPDGRRQAREATE
- a CDS encoding SHOCT domain-containing protein yields the protein MFDGSHIMWGMHGFWWIFWILLIGLAIWTFVRRPGADSISTSSDETPLERLQKRYADGEISTEEYEDRKERLERDR
- a CDS encoding DUF302 domain-containing protein; protein product: MTTQTAYYYTREIDLPIDEAEERVREALSEEGFGVLTEIDIKATLKKKLDADFHPYKILGACNPPAAYEALQAEDKIGTMLPCNVILQEKDGHTEVAAVDPVASMQAVDNPDLEPIATKIRDKLRSVLDRL
- a CDS encoding copper-translocating P-type ATPase; the encoded protein is MTDTSSPHAVSHAEQEGSEHSASGGYSHHDHAAGDYGDGDHGDGGGHSHHEHHAAMVKDYRRRFFVSLAVTVPILVLSPMIQSFLGWEGALAFPGDIWVLLGLSTVVYSYGGWPFLTGLVDELKEKEPGMMTLVGLAVSVAYIYSAAVALGVAGKMFFWETATLIDLMLVGHWIEMRSVMGASRALEELARLMPNTAHRITESGDTEEIKIADLRPGDRIRVKSGEKIPADGSVIEGRSSINESMLTGESVPVEKTDGDDVIAGSVNGTGSLVVEVTKTGEDSYLNQVISLVREAQASQSRTQNLADRAASWLTLIAITAGGLTFGIWFGAVDETFVFSLERAVTVMVITCPHALGLAIPLVVAVSTGIGAQRGLLIRDRSAFERARDLDTVVFDKTGTLTEGRFGVTDILVFGDASETEVLRLAAAVERHSEHPIAAGVLRSAEDRGIDIPDATDFEAITGKGVHATVEGAEIRVLSPVAAETETDLPEHDAASLGEQGKTVVYVLRGDTPIGALALADVIRSESKEAIQTLHDLGIDVVMLTGDNERVANWVAAEIGVDRVIAEVLPDQKNDVIEELKASGRIVAMTGDGVNDAPALASADVGMAIGAGTDVAAETADIVLVDSDPRDAVNVIRLARSTYQKMVQNLWWATGYNVVAIPLAAGVGVSFGLLLSPAAGAVLMSLSTVIVAVNARFLSLD